The segment GGAAGCTGGTGGAGCCTGGTGCGGGCGGAGCGCCCAGCTGCCCCGCAGCCACCTGGCGGTTCTGCTCGCGAATCGCGGTAACCACATCGGTGGCCGTCAGGTTGCGCGAGGCGGTCTTGTTAGGGTCCAGCCACACGCGCAAAGAATAATCGCCCATGCCAAACAGTTGCACATCACCCACACCGCCTAGCCGCGCCAGCTCGTCCTTGATGTTCAAGATGGCGTAGTTGGACAGGTAGAGCATGTCATAGCGGTTGTCCGGTGAGGTCAGGTGCACGACCATGGTCAGGTCGGGCGAGGCCTTGTCCACCGTGATACCGATACGGGTTACTTCCTCGGGCAGCTTGGGCTGCGTGCGGGTCACACGGTTCTGCACCTGTACCTGGGCATTGTCCAGATCGGTCCCCAGGGCGAAGGTGATGGTCAGGGTCAGCTTGCCATCGGCGGTGGACTGCGAAGACATGTAGAGCATGTTCTCGACCCCGGTGATGGCTTGCTCCAGGGGCGCGGCGACGGTTTCGCCGATGACCTTGGGGTTGGCACCCGGGAAGTTGGCGCGCACGACGACCGTGGGCGGTACGACTTCGGGGTATTCGCTAATGGGCAACTGGAACAGCGATATGGAGCCGGCGATCAGCAGCACCAGTGACAGCACCGCCGCGAAGATGGGCCGGGTGATGAAGAATTTGGAGAAGTTCATCGGTGGGGTTCCTCAACCGCGCGGCGCAGGGGCGCTGGCGCCCTGGTTGGTGGTGCCGGCCACTTTGGCCGTGCCGGTGCTCGCTTCCAGCGCCTGACGTTGCTGGGCGAGTGCGGCCAGTGTCTGCTCACTGGCCATGGGCGCTTCTTCAGGGGTGACCTGGGAGCCCGGGCGTACCCGCTGCAGGCCCCTGACGACGATGCGATCGTCCTTGGCTAGCCCGCTGCGCACGATGCGCAAGCCCTCGAGCTTTGGCCCCAGCTCGACAGCGCGGTAGGCCGCCTTGTTGTCCTTGTCCATGACCAGCACGTACTTCTTGCCCAGATCGGTGCCCACCGCTTCATCGTTGATCAGCACAGCATCGTACTGTGCGCTGCCGACCAGTTTCAGGCGTGCATACAGGCCAGGGGTGAATTCACCGCGCTTGTTGTCGAACACGGCCCGGCCACGAATGGTGCCGGTGCGTGGGTTGACCTGGTTGTCGACGAAGTTCATCTGCCCTAGATGCGGGTTGCCAGTCTCGTTGGTCAGGCCCAGGTAGACCGGTGTGCTTTGCCCGCGCTGGCCTTGGCGGGCCAGCTGCGTGTACTTGAGGTAAACGCGTTCGTCAGCATCGAAATAGGCGTACACCTTGTCGGTGGAGACCACGCTGGTCAGAGGCGTGACGTCGGCAGTGACGATGTTGCCGGCGGTGAACTGCGCGCGGCTCACGCGGCCGTTGATAGGGGAGGTGACCCGGGTGAAGCTCAGGTTCAGACGTGCCAGGTCAAGTTGCGCCTGGATGGCATCTACGCCGGCGCGTGCTTCGGCCGCAGCGCTGTTGCGTGATTCTGCGAGTTCGGCGGAGATGGCATTGCTGTCTCGTAGCCGCTCGCCCCGGCGGGCTTCGTTGGCGCTTCGGATGGCACTGGCCTTGGCTTGTTGCAGCTGGGCCTCAAGGCGGCGGACCTCGGCCTGGAACGGCCGTGGGTCGATCTGGAACAGCAGGTCACCTTTGCGCACCTGGGCGCCTTCGGTGAACGCCACCTGGTCGATCTGACCCGAGACACGGGGGCGCACCTCGACGGTTTCCGGCGCTTCCAGGCGCCCGGTGAACTCGTCCCATTCGTTGATCGGCTGCTCGATCACCTTGGCCACGGTGACCTTTGGAGCCGCCGGGGCCTGCGCGGCATCGGGGGTTTTGCTGCAAGCGCCGAGCGCTACCACTGCAAGGGCTGCAAGTGGGACGCCGAAAGGTTTGAGTGACTGCTCCATGGAGAACTCCGCCAATATATTAGGAATGGGCGGAGTGTGAGTGCGTTGCGCGCGGGGAACGAATCGAATGGGCTGAAGGTTAATATCATGGCGAATGATATGAACCCGTCGCTTATCGCCTTCTGGCGATACGGCAGCTGCGATGGGGCGCTACAGGCGCCCCCAACAGATCAGGGCTGGCTTGCACCCTTGCCGGTTGTGCCTTCCGAGCCAGTGCCGTCCATGCCTGGTAAATCCTGGTTGTCGTTCTGCTGGGCTGGCGGGCTGTCTGGATCGTTGCCCTGTAGCCTTGGATCCGTATCACGGGGCATAGGCTTTTCAATCGGGTTGAGCGTGCTGTCTGCGCCTGGCTTGGGGGCCTGGTTGTGTGGGTCATCCGGGTAAGTAGGCCCGGTCCCGGCAGCGAGGGCCAGGGGTGAGGCGAGCAGGGCAAGCAGCAGGATGCTGGGGCGATTCATGGCGATCTCCTTAGCGACGGGCAGGGCAGGTTCGTAACCTTTTGGCCTTGCCCGGCAGTTCAAAGTGCCAGCACCCCGATCAACGGTCACACCACCAACGACAGCGCCATGATGAACACGATGCCGACCACTGACAGCAGGGTCTCCATCATGCTCCAGGTTTTGAAGGTCTCGGCCACGGTCATGTTGAAGTACTGCTTGACCAGCCAGAACCCGGCATCGTTGACATGGGACAGAATCAGCGACCCGGCACCGGTCGCCAGCACCAGCAGTTCACGGTTCACCCCAGGCACCAGGTCGATCACAGGTGCCACGATCCCTGCGCCGGTAATGGTCGCCACGGTGGCAGACCCCGTGGCGATTCGAATGACCGCAGCGACCAACCAGGCTAGCAGAATCGGCGAGATCTCGGCTTGCACAGCCATCTGCCCGATCACGTTGCCAACGCCGGTATCGACCAGCATTTGCTTGAAGCCGCCGCCGGCGCCAACAATCAGGACAATCGCAGCCGTGGGCGCGAGGCTGTGATCGAGCATCTTCATGATCTGTTGGCGATTGAAACCGCGCGCCGAGCCAAAGGTGTAGAACGCCAACAGCAAGGCGGCGAGCAATGCAGTGATAGGGTGCCCGATCAGGTCCATCCATTGGCGCACGATGTGCTCGGCAGGCAGCACCACGTCGGCGAAGGTCTTGAGCAGCATCAGTACCACCGGCAGCAACACGGTAATCAAGGTGACGCTGAAGCTCGGCAGGTTGGCCTGGTCCGATTCCTTGGCGATCTGGTCCATCAGCTCCTGGGAAGGGTGCCCGGGGATATAGCGCGAGATGAAGTTGCCGAACAGGGGGCCGGCGATAATGGCTGTGGGCAGGGCCACGATCAGGCCATAGAAGATGGTCTTGCCGATGTCGGCGTGGAAAATGCCGATGGCCAGCAACGGCCCTGGGTGCGGCGGTACCAGGCCGTGCACGACCGACAGGCCTGCCAGCAAGGGGATACCGATCTTGATCAGCGAGACCCCGGAGCGCCGCGCGACGATGAAGACCAGGGGGATGAGCAGGACGAAACCGATCTCGAAGAACAGCGGAATGCCCACCAGAAAGGCAGCGAACATCATCGCCCAATGCACGTTCTTCTTGCCAAAGGCCCTGATCAGGGTTTGAGCGATCTGGTCAGCCCCGCCGGAATCGGCCATCAGCTTGCCCAGCATCGTCCCCAGTGCGAGCACGATGCCGACGAACCCCAGCACGCCTCCGAAGCCGTCCTGGAACGACTTCATGACCTTGGCTACCGGCATGCCAGAGGTCAGGCCAAGGAAACCGGCAGCCAGGGTGAGGGCGACGAAGGGGTGCACCTTGAAATGGGTGATAAGCAGAATCAGCCCGACGATGGTAACCAACGCGTCGAGGAGCAGGAAGGTATCAGTAGCCAGTCCGAACATGGTGTGTAGGCCTCGGTCTTATCGTTGTTTTTGGCGGAGCTTGGTGGGTAAGTCGTTGGTAAGACAGCGCTGTCTTGGCGATGCGAAGTGCGAGTAGGCTCAGGCAGTCTGCGCAACACTGTGCTCGGCGCAGCGCTTGAGCCAGCCGTCTACCGCTTCGGCGAGCGCAACGATCGGCTGGGTGGCATCCAGTGTCAGGGTAAGCGGTTCATCGTAGGGTGGCTCAAGGGCGGCGAACTGGCTCTGGATGAGGCTGGCCGGCATGAAATGCCCTGGTCGCGCCAGAACCCGTTGCCTAGCCTGGTCAGGGGTGAGCTCAAGAAAGACGAACATCAGCCCAGGCATCGCGCAACGCAGCGTGTCGCGGTAGCTGCGCTTGAGTGCGGAACAGGTGAGAATCGGTCGAGTGCCGGCCTGACTTATCGCTTGCATTTCCTCGCCCAGACGGACCAGCCAACCAGCACGGTCATTGTCATCCAGGGGGATACCGGCGCTCATCTTGTCGATATTGGCCTGCGGGTGAAAAGCGTCACCTTCGATCAGGTGCCCGCCGCTGTAGGCGGCGATGGCCGATGCGATGCAGCTCTTGCCGCAGCCGGCCACACCCATGACCACGATGGCGGGCAGTGGGGAATTCATCTGTACCTCCTGCAGGGTGGGACAGCGCTGTCTTAAGCTCGGGCAGCGCAGTCTCCCCAGTGTTATTGATCTTGTGCTTACGCAGTATGGACGCCGTGCGGCAATCACCTGAGGGCAACGTGCAAACAGCCGTTGCCTACGTCCTGAGACAGCGCTACCTTAGAGGCCGTTCCCAGTCCTTGCAAGTAGTAAAATTACAACATTATGGCCCGCATTGGTTCGCGCACTACTGGTCGTCCCACCCTGGCTGAAGTCGCCAGAATGTCCGGGGTTTCCCCCATAACTGCATCCCGGGCCTTGCGCGGCGTCACGACCGTGGCCCCTGAACTCGCTGCCAAGGTCATGGCTGCGGCCACGACCCTTGGCTACGTGGCCAATCCCGCCGCCCGGGCTTTGGCTTCTGCCCGCAGCCACTCGGTCGTGGTGCTCATACCGTCACTGTCCAACCAGTTGTTCATCGACACCCTCGAAGCCATCCATGATGTGATGCGCCCACGAGGGCTGGAGGTGCTGATCGGCAACTACCATTACGATACCGCCGAGGAAGAAAACCTCATCCGCAACTATCTGGCCTATCAGCCCTGTGGGATGCTGCTGACGGGTTTCGAACGCACTGACGCTTCACGTCAGATGCTCACGGCCAGTGGCGTCCCCTGCGTTCACATGATGGAACTGGATGGGGATGCCGACGCGTTGGCGGTAGGCTTTTCCCAGCACCAAGCGGGCCGGGCCGCGGCTCAACACCTGATCGAACGTGGTTGCACACGGCCTGGATTCATTGCGGCACAGCTCGATCCCCGGGTCATGCAGCGGGCCGAGGGCTTTCGTCAGGCGTTGGCCGAAGCTGGGTTGCACGCGGCCGAGCGAGAGGTCCTGACCCCAGCACCGTCGTCCATCGCACTCGGCGGTGAGCTGTTCAGCCGCCTGATCCGGCAGGCGCCGGCGGTGGACGGCATCTTCTTTTGTAACGATGACCTCGCCCAGGGTGCGGTGCTTCAAGCGCTGCGCCAGGGCATCAATGTCCCGCAGCAGGTTGCCATGGTTGGCTTCAACGATCTGCCGGCTTCGGCGCACATGGTGCCCAGGCTTACTTCCATTCGCACGCCAAGGGCTGCGGTGGGGCGGGTCGCCGCCCAGGCATTGTTGACGCTGCTCGATGGCAAAGCCGTGACGCCAGCCCGGCAGGACCTGGGGTTTAAGTTGATGGTGCGAGAAAGCTCCTGAGATTCAACACCCAAGTGATGCGACCGCTTCAGTTCCGCTCTGGTGGTTTGGGCATGGTCTCCAAAGTGGCAATCAGGTCTTGCAGCAGCACTTGCAGGGTGCCCTGGAGTACGCGACGCAAGTCGTCTACAGGACCACCTGCTGCAAGCGCCTGCTCGAGCGCTTCGCAGTCGGCAACCAGGTGACGTACCTTGAGCATTTTGGCCCCACCCTTGATACGGTGAGCCAACGCCTTGAGTGCGCCATCCGAGGCTCGCCCGTCAAGCGTACGCAGCGTTGCAAGGTCTTCGGCCACGCTTTGCGACAACTGCTCGATCAGATGCCGGATCAAATCGTCGTCGTCGCGGGTCAAGTGACGTAATTCGGCCAGGTTCAAGCCAACGGGCCGGGCAGGTGCAGGGGCTGCTTGCGGCTTGCCAGCCAACTGGGGCAGGTGTGCTTTGAGGCCGTGCAGGCCGATAGGCTTGAACAGGCAGTCATTCATTCCGCTGGCCAGGCATCGCTCCCGCTCCTCGGCCTGGGCATTGGCGGTCACCCCTAGAATCGTTACGGGCGACAATCCTTGCCGGCGTTCTTGAGCACGGATACGGCGAGCCAGTTCGTGACCGTCCATCACAGGCATGCTGCAGTCGGTGATCACCACGTCAAAGTGCGCTTCACGCCACAGTTGCAGCGCGATTTCGCCGTTCTGCGCCTGGGCCACCTGATGCCCCAGTGCGCGCAACTGGCGGTCAAGCAACAGCAGGTTGGCCGGATAGTCGTCCACGACCAGAATGTTCATCGTGCAAACGTCAAGGTCCGTGGCTGCGTCCTGCTTGTCGGCACTGAACTCAGGGGCGCACTGGGGCAGGGCCATCACGATCTGTACCTTGGTGCCCACGCCTTCGACACTTTGCAGCGTCAGCGTACCGCCCATGAGCTCGGCAAGAGCCCGGCTAATGACAAGACCCAGCCCGGTGCCCTGGCGCGCACGGGGCCCGTCGACCTGAACGAACGCATTGAACAGACGCGCCTGGTCCGCAGGACTTATGCCAATACCCGAGTCGCGGACACAAAGCTCGACGCACTGGCGTTCTCCTTGCAACGACGTGTGCATCGAGGTGTGGACTTCACCACGGTCGGTGAACTTGATCGCATTGCTGATCAGGTTCGACAGCACCTGCTTCAGGCGCGCAG is part of the Pseudomonas parafulva genome and harbors:
- the mexE gene encoding multidrug efflux RND transporter periplasmic adaptor subunit MexE; the encoded protein is MEQSLKPFGVPLAALAVVALGACSKTPDAAQAPAAPKVTVAKVIEQPINEWDEFTGRLEAPETVEVRPRVSGQIDQVAFTEGAQVRKGDLLFQIDPRPFQAEVRRLEAQLQQAKASAIRSANEARRGERLRDSNAISAELAESRNSAAAEARAGVDAIQAQLDLARLNLSFTRVTSPINGRVSRAQFTAGNIVTADVTPLTSVVSTDKVYAYFDADERVYLKYTQLARQGQRGQSTPVYLGLTNETGNPHLGQMNFVDNQVNPRTGTIRGRAVFDNKRGEFTPGLYARLKLVGSAQYDAVLINDEAVGTDLGKKYVLVMDKDNKAAYRAVELGPKLEGLRIVRSGLAKDDRIVVRGLQRVRPGSQVTPEEAPMASEQTLAALAQQRQALEASTGTAKVAGTTNQGASAPAPRG
- a CDS encoding GntP family permease, whose protein sequence is MFGLATDTFLLLDALVTIVGLILLITHFKVHPFVALTLAAGFLGLTSGMPVAKVMKSFQDGFGGVLGFVGIVLALGTMLGKLMADSGGADQIAQTLIRAFGKKNVHWAMMFAAFLVGIPLFFEIGFVLLIPLVFIVARRSGVSLIKIGIPLLAGLSVVHGLVPPHPGPLLAIGIFHADIGKTIFYGLIVALPTAIIAGPLFGNFISRYIPGHPSQELMDQIAKESDQANLPSFSVTLITVLLPVVLMLLKTFADVVLPAEHIVRQWMDLIGHPITALLAALLLAFYTFGSARGFNRQQIMKMLDHSLAPTAAIVLIVGAGGGFKQMLVDTGVGNVIGQMAVQAEISPILLAWLVAAVIRIATGSATVATITGAGIVAPVIDLVPGVNRELLVLATGAGSLILSHVNDAGFWLVKQYFNMTVAETFKTWSMMETLLSVVGIVFIMALSLVV
- a CDS encoding gluconokinase, with the protein product MNSPLPAIVVMGVAGCGKSCIASAIAAYSGGHLIEGDAFHPQANIDKMSAGIPLDDNDRAGWLVRLGEEMQAISQAGTRPILTCSALKRSYRDTLRCAMPGLMFVFLELTPDQARQRVLARPGHFMPASLIQSQFAALEPPYDEPLTLTLDATQPIVALAEAVDGWLKRCAEHSVAQTA
- a CDS encoding LacI family DNA-binding transcriptional regulator, whose amino-acid sequence is MARIGSRTTGRPTLAEVARMSGVSPITASRALRGVTTVAPELAAKVMAAATTLGYVANPAARALASARSHSVVVLIPSLSNQLFIDTLEAIHDVMRPRGLEVLIGNYHYDTAEEENLIRNYLAYQPCGMLLTGFERTDASRQMLTASGVPCVHMMELDGDADALAVGFSQHQAGRAAAQHLIERGCTRPGFIAAQLDPRVMQRAEGFRQALAEAGLHAAEREVLTPAPSSIALGGELFSRLIRQAPAVDGIFFCNDDLAQGAVLQALRQGINVPQQVAMVGFNDLPASAHMVPRLTSIRTPRAAVGRVAAQALLTLLDGKAVTPARQDLGFKLMVRESS